From Salmo salar chromosome ssa04, Ssal_v3.1, whole genome shotgun sequence, one genomic window encodes:
- the LOC106603828 gene encoding uncharacterized protein isoform X1, with protein MIQRSTENNRVFVGMVRSKCRSDDTITRREGMLSSSSRRQSGDTPLKSGFTRGKLKRLFPKPLCARPKGHVLSPINESTCTDHRSVSSTAPWMNRILESNGTESTIHYSTEDGSNSQVGVSSLLSDCDETDSADISSDTSSSSLPSPEQFRREKVYEEIVAFPSEEMLDLNVKNSTLLDVSHAEDIHMQQPPNLSSIIDISQMNDEKDQEKRRLALPIRSTYSDKLFNAYVSVESTPLAGGVTVPSVPKKTQRPVTIRPRKIKCRKRVKFSDSVTTEKMVVNNVEPVSDHTVSERTRDTVDNRETAAPEVVPQVLKRPTHHSPEQAKFFDFADEKERNTFFQKLRKRYSSVRSIFANVGGRSTDAFEDEGNVCSKI; from the exons ATGATCCAGAGGTCTACGGAG AATAATCGTGTTTTTGTTGGAATGGTTCGTTCAAAATGTCGGAGTGACGACACCATCACAAGACGAGAAGGAATGCTCAGCAGCAGCTCCAGAAGGCAGAGTGGCGATACGCCTTTGAAGTCAGGTTTCACAAGAGGCA AACTGAAGCGACTCTTCCCTAAACCCCTCTGCGCACGGCCAAAAGGCCATGTTCTGTCACCCATAAATGAGTCAACATGCACTGATCACAG ATCTGTCTCGTCAACTGCTCCCTGGATGAACAGAATACTGGAATCAAATGGAACT GAGAGCACAATACATTATAGCACAGAAGACGGTTCAA ATTCACAAGTGGGTGTTTCCTCCCTCCTGTCGGATTGTGATGAGACTGACTCTGCTGACATCTCCAGCGATACTAGCTCCAGCAGTCTGCCTTCACCTGAGCAGTTCCGCAGAGAGAaagtctatg AAGAGATAGTGGCCTTCCCCAGTGAGGAGATGTTGGACCTGAATGTAAAGAACTCCACTCTCCTAGATGTCAGCCATGCTGAGGACATCCACATGCAGCAGCCTCCTAACCTGTCCTCCATCATTG ACATTTCCCAAATGAATGATGAAAAAGATCAGGAAAAAAG ACGTTTAGCGCTACCCATTAGAAGTACATATTCAG ACAAGCTGTTCAATGCCTATGTGTCAGTTGAAAGCACACCCCTAGCTGGAGGAGTAACTGTGCCCTCAGTCCCCAAGAAAACACAAAGG CCAGTGACGATTAGACCCAGGAAGATCAAATGCAGGAAGAGAGTCAAATTTAGTGACTCTGTTACCACTGAGAAGATGGTAGTGAACAATGTGGAGCCTGTCAGTGACCACACGGTCAGTGAGAGGACCAGAGACACAGTAGACAACAGAGAGACTGCTGCCCCTGAAGTAGTCCCTCAAGTCCTGAAAAGACCCACACATCACTCACCAGAGCAAGCCAAGTTCTTTGACTTTGCAGACGAGAAAGAAAGAAACACCTTCTTTCAAAAGTTGAGGAAGAGGTACTCCTCCGTGAGG AGTATATTCGCCAATGTTGGTGGGCGTTCGACAGATGCATTTGAAGATGAGGGTAATGTTTG
- the LOC106603828 gene encoding uncharacterized protein isoform X2, protein MIQRSTENNRVFVGMVRSKCRSDDTITRREGMLSSSSRRQSGDTPLKSGFTRGKLKRLFPKPLCARPKGHVLSPINESTCTDHRSVSSTAPWMNRILESNGTESTIHYSTEDGSNCDETDSADISSDTSSSSLPSPEQFRREKVYEEIVAFPSEEMLDLNVKNSTLLDVSHAEDIHMQQPPNLSSIIDISQMNDEKDQEKRRLALPIRSTYSDKLFNAYVSVESTPLAGGVTVPSVPKKTQRPVTIRPRKIKCRKRVKFSDSVTTEKMVVNNVEPVSDHTVSERTRDTVDNRETAAPEVVPQVLKRPTHHSPEQAKFFDFADEKERNTFFQKLRKRYSSVRSIFANVGGRSTDAFEDEGNVCSKI, encoded by the exons ATGATCCAGAGGTCTACGGAG AATAATCGTGTTTTTGTTGGAATGGTTCGTTCAAAATGTCGGAGTGACGACACCATCACAAGACGAGAAGGAATGCTCAGCAGCAGCTCCAGAAGGCAGAGTGGCGATACGCCTTTGAAGTCAGGTTTCACAAGAGGCA AACTGAAGCGACTCTTCCCTAAACCCCTCTGCGCACGGCCAAAAGGCCATGTTCTGTCACCCATAAATGAGTCAACATGCACTGATCACAG ATCTGTCTCGTCAACTGCTCCCTGGATGAACAGAATACTGGAATCAAATGGAACT GAGAGCACAATACATTATAGCACAGAAGACGGTTCAA ATTGTGATGAGACTGACTCTGCTGACATCTCCAGCGATACTAGCTCCAGCAGTCTGCCTTCACCTGAGCAGTTCCGCAGAGAGAaagtctatg AAGAGATAGTGGCCTTCCCCAGTGAGGAGATGTTGGACCTGAATGTAAAGAACTCCACTCTCCTAGATGTCAGCCATGCTGAGGACATCCACATGCAGCAGCCTCCTAACCTGTCCTCCATCATTG ACATTTCCCAAATGAATGATGAAAAAGATCAGGAAAAAAG ACGTTTAGCGCTACCCATTAGAAGTACATATTCAG ACAAGCTGTTCAATGCCTATGTGTCAGTTGAAAGCACACCCCTAGCTGGAGGAGTAACTGTGCCCTCAGTCCCCAAGAAAACACAAAGG CCAGTGACGATTAGACCCAGGAAGATCAAATGCAGGAAGAGAGTCAAATTTAGTGACTCTGTTACCACTGAGAAGATGGTAGTGAACAATGTGGAGCCTGTCAGTGACCACACGGTCAGTGAGAGGACCAGAGACACAGTAGACAACAGAGAGACTGCTGCCCCTGAAGTAGTCCCTCAAGTCCTGAAAAGACCCACACATCACTCACCAGAGCAAGCCAAGTTCTTTGACTTTGCAGACGAGAAAGAAAGAAACACCTTCTTTCAAAAGTTGAGGAAGAGGTACTCCTCCGTGAGG AGTATATTCGCCAATGTTGGTGGGCGTTCGACAGATGCATTTGAAGATGAGGGTAATGTTTG